The sequence below is a genomic window from Polyangiaceae bacterium.
GTCGAAGAAGTCCTCCGCGTCACCCATCTGGTTCAAGATTGGTCCCGGTATCCGCGAGAATCCCGACTTCGTCGCGATGGATCCCGAGAGCCTCGCGGATCTGGAGGAGCGCCGCACTTGGGTCGAGTGGAAGGCGATGCGCCAGTACTTCGGGATCTACAACGAGGCCCTCGGCTCGATGCGCGACATCAACTACCTGATCGCCATCGACACTCGTTACATCGGGGAAGCGGCGGGTGCGGCGAAGGATGAGGAGCTGATGACCCTCGTCTTCCGCTACATGAACTCGTACATGCGCGCGACGCTGAACGCTCGCGACGTGCGGACGGCTTACAACGTCCTGAACCAGTACCGGCTGTTGATTGAGGCTCTGATCTCCCAGGGCAACGGGGAGCAAGCGCTGGCCGGCGTGAAGCACATGAACTACTACGGTCACGTCAGCTTCGACATGAAGCTAACGTTCGTCACCGAGACCGTTGCGTACGACGTTTCCGCGCTGATTCAGCATGCGCACACCTGTAAGTGTCCGCAGGAGCGAGAGATGCTCGCAGAGTTCCTCGAACTCGACCGCCAGGTGCGCGTTCGCTCGCAGGAGAAGGCGCTGCTCGGCGTGCGCAAGGCCCAGGTCAAGCTCGCCGCGTACTATCTCCATCAGCAAGAGATCGAGAAGGCGCGCACCATCGCCGACGACATGGCGGAGGAGCCCCGAGAGCGCCTGATCACGATTCGCGCCCAGCTAGAAGGCGTCACGACCAAGGACTTCTGGGAGATCATCGACCGCGGCCGCAACTTCGAGTTCATGCCCGCGCCCCAGCGTGAGCAAATGGAAGTCTTCTTCGACTGGCTCCACGTCGAGAAGTCAGACCCGGCGTCGTCCCCGACTCCTGGCTGATAGCCGCTCAAAGGGTCTATAGTACTTCTTCCGCGAGGAAGCGGAGCGTGTCGACGTCGCGGGTGGTGACATTCAGCGTGGTCACGGGACTTGCTTTCCACTGAGCGAGCCGCTGCTTCATGTGTTCGCGCGGGCCAACCAGAGCGATCTCGTCGGCCAGGTCGTCGGGCACGGCAGCCATGGCTTCAAAACGCTTGTCCGCCATGAAGAGCTCCTGGATCTCCTCGGCGGCGTCGGCGAAGCCGAGGCGCCCGAGCAGATTCTTGTGGAAGTTGTCGTCCTTTGACCCCATGCCGCCGATGTAGAAGGCGAGGATGCCCTTGACCCGCATCAACCCTTCCTCGACTGTTTCCGTGGGAAAGCACATCACGGTGGCTGCAATCTCGAAGTCCGGGCCGCGGTGCTGTAGGCTGTCCTCGAAGCGATCGAAGCGGGTGGGGGACATGAAGAGCGGGAGCCAGCCGTCGGCGATGCGCGTTGTCTGCTCGATGTTCTTCGGCCCTTCTGCGCCGATGAAGACTGGGATGTGCTTGCGCAGCGGCCTGATGATGCTCTTGAGTGGCTTGCCCTGACCGGTACCCCCGGGGAACGGCAGCTGGTAGTGGCGCCCCTCGAACTCGACGGGAGCCTCCCGTGCGACCATGGCGCGGAAAAGCTGCATCCACTCGCGGGTGCGCTCGAGCGGTCGTGGAAAGGCCTGCCCGTACCAACCTTCCACCACTTGAGGGCCGGATGCGCCGATGCCCAGAAT
It includes:
- a CDS encoding DUF2254 domain-containing protein; this translates as MKSQVSHARTWVLQIAVLGGLALLVFWGFYAWDVARAAKPSALDNYLKFDPGSITDAVSSLAGMILAVFGIVITVVSIIVQLSAERYTGVARMFLRDRVNLSVMAYYVVACVCGVCLSLALHQDFVPVVTLAVMLIATAFGLVLMAPYFSYVFWFLEPMNIIARIRRDAVNTIVRGSAQTDPERAAQGQVGALAAMEELTDLTSNSISGKDKIIASGAVDAIKDFTLEYLSKKSSASPIWFKIGPGIRENPDFVAMDPESLADLEERRTWVEWKAMRQYFGIYNEALGSMRDINYLIAIDTRYIGEAAGAAKDEELMTLVFRYMNSYMRATLNARDVRTAYNVLNQYRLLIEALISQGNGEQALAGVKHMNYYGHVSFDMKLTFVTETVAYDVSALIQHAHTCKCPQEREMLAEFLELDRQVRVRSQEKALLGVRKAQVKLAAYYLHQQEIEKARTIADDMAEEPRERLITIRAQLEGVTTKDFWEIIDRGRNFEFMPAPQREQMEVFFDWLHVEKSDPASSPTPG
- a CDS encoding LLM class F420-dependent oxidoreductase, which encodes MKLGLTLGYWMPDPWDPTELVLEAERLGYDSVWTAEAYGSDCFSPLCWIGARTQKIKLGTAIMQLSARTPACAAMTALTIDHLSGGRLILGIGASGPQVVEGWYGQAFPRPLERTREWMQLFRAMVAREAPVEFEGRHYQLPFPGGTGQGKPLKSIIRPLRKHIPVFIGAEGPKNIEQTTRIADGWLPLFMSPTRFDRFEDSLQHRGPDFEIAATVMCFPTETVEEGLMRVKGILAFYIGGMGSKDDNFHKNLLGRLGFADAAEEIQELFMADKRFEAMAAVPDDLADEIALVGPREHMKQRLAQWKASPVTTLNVTTRDVDTLRFLAEEVL